From a single Apium graveolens cultivar Ventura chromosome 2, ASM990537v1, whole genome shotgun sequence genomic region:
- the LOC141705448 gene encoding glycine-rich protein DC7.1-like has product MGSKIFLLLGLSIALALLISSEVAARDLAESETTTQPEGYHGGGYNNRGGGYRGGGGGRYNGGGGYRNGGGGYRNGGGHRGGSCYHYCHGRCCSAAEEAALKATEVEPQN; this is encoded by the exons ATGGGTTCCAAAATTTTCCTCTTGCTTGGTCTCTCCATTGCTCTTGCTCTTCTCATAAGTTCAGAAGTTGCAGCTAGAGACTTAGCTGAAAGTGAAACCACAACTCAGC CTGAGGGCTACCATGGAGGAGGTTACAACAACCGAGGAGGAGGATACCGAGGAGGAGGTGGAGGACGCTACAACGGTGGAGGAGGGTACCGCAACGGTGGAGGAGGGTACCGTAACGGAGGAGGACACCGCGGAGGCAGCTGCTATCACTACTGCCACGGTAGGTGTTGCTCTGCAGCTGAAGAGGCGGCACTCAAGGCCACTGAAGTTGAGCCTCAGAACTAG